One genomic window of Mercenaria mercenaria strain notata chromosome 2, MADL_Memer_1, whole genome shotgun sequence includes the following:
- the LOC123564781 gene encoding vacuolar fusion protein CCZ1 homolog encodes MSQSKGQICLKNFFIFNPTYGPREGEEDKKIMFYFPKNTDIDTQIKHIGLCEAIITFTQTFSDKPCESLHTQKTRQIFFQPEKDFWMIMTVGVPFSEKTKDGQVYLEYHEEDVQDPVMESVIRQAYRMFTLFNGSIYYLLEKVNGQTSSLQQRLDHFFSRYLLTLRLGQSDLLDVFSGISFLPLDKNTYLKVQCFINSLESTFPGVKYTAFLYNDQLVWSGLEQDDMRIMYKYLTTSLFPAYLEQELQSSGQQHSSTLISRNMSMPSLGNVHFGKFITGPPNVNDEKNMGKIPRLYINTEHENEECFLIVYRALSASVCLLLNSSTVVNIDLCKKLDSFLGQQLSNLASEIGEQYSSKKQQPISEPIFKYIYFNHMNLAQKTTVHVDSRKNLGVFISQDTLKLLCDISSDLQRNHQDGETFVKTMADCWVVGKKSDQREMVVVINQKNLNLIEVNDEVKKLCSLNFNSIFFQD; translated from the exons ATGTCTCAGTCAAAAGGGCAGATTTGTTTGAAGAACTTCTTCATATTTAACCCAACCTATGGACCAAGAGAGGGAGag GAGGACAAGaagattatgttttattttcctaAGAACACGGACATAGACACGCAAATCAAACATATTGGTCTTTGTGAAGCTATAATCACATTTACACA AACATTCTCAGATAAGCCATGTGAGAGTTTACATACACAGAAAACCAGACAGATTTTCTTCCAGCCAGAGAAAGACTTCTGGATGATTATG aCAGTTGGTGTGCCATTTAGTGAGAAGACGAAAGATGGTCAAGTATATCTGGAGTACCATGAAGAAGATGTTCAAGATCCTGTCATGGAGTCAGTAATCAGACAGGCATATAGAATGTTTACT ttgttcAATGGTTCCATCTACTACCTTCTAGAAAAAGTTAATGGCCAGACAAGTTCCTTACAGCAAAGGCTAGACCATTTCTTCTCTAGG tatttactAACTCTTCGTCTAGGACAGAGTGATTTATTAGATGTATTTAGTGGGATATCATTTCTACCATTGGATAAGAACACCTATCTGAAAGTACAGTGTTTTATCAACAGTCTGGAGTCAACATTCCCAGGGGTGAAATATACAGCATTCCTTTATAACGACCAGCTGGTCTG GTCAGGTTTAGAGCAAGATGATATGAGAATTATGTACAAGTACCTCACCACAAGTTTGTTCCCAGCCTATCTGGAGCAAGAACTTCAGTCCAGCGGCCAGCAACACTCTTCAACATTAATCAGCAGAAACATGTCCATGCCAAGCTTAGGAAATGTACATTTTGGCAA atttaTAACAGGTCCACCAAATGTTAATGATGAGAAGAACATGGGAAAGATTCCACGGCTGTATATAAATACAGAACACGAAAATGAAGAGTGCTTTCTTATAGTGTATAGAGCTCTCAGTGCCAGTGTATGTTTGCTCCTTAACT ctAGTACTGTAGTGAACATAGATCTATGTAAGAAGTTAGACAGCTTTCTCGGTCAGCAGTTATCAAATCTGGCTTCCGAGATAGGGGAACAATATTCATCAAAGAAACAACAGCCAAT TTCCGAACCAATATTCAAGTACATCTATTTCAACCATATGAACCTTGCTCAGAAGACGACAGTACATGTAGACAGCAGAAAAAATTTGGGAGTGTTTATCAGTCAGGACACTCTCAAACTGCTGTGTGATATCAGTTCCGACCTACAGAG AAATCACCAAGATGGGGAAACATTTGTTAAAACAATGGCAGATTGTTGGGTGGTCGGCAAGAAGTCAGATCAAAGGGAAATGGTGGTTGTTATAAACCAGAAAAATCTAAACCTTATTGAAGTGAATG aTGAAGTGAAGAAGTTGTGTAGCCTTAATTTCAACAGTATATTCTTCCAAGACTGA